One part of the Tunicatimonas pelagia genome encodes these proteins:
- a CDS encoding DUF3375 domain-containing protein, translating to MHYEDLRYHLDHHVALRFVRKDHAPLIGSFLHHAFKAENHFKVLETELTNRLYDFLSTLNAGHDPALYPLSPKEYLKQWTQNGFLSRAYEENWDVPIYQLTSGSEMALRWLADLDKKSFVGTESRLLQIIRLLEEMVQKTQIDPAERIKLLEKQKEALDQEIAELSVREEPLEPDETQLKERFFELERMARDLMADFREVGENFRSLDRRAREKQLTKTTTRGKMVGEVLDAYDALWQSDQGKSFAAFWELLMNTQQQEALDGMIRQVKQLPQVASLSSNAVISRLKINLINVGDQVNQSNHQLVAQLRRFLDAQVLLENRRIAETIDTIQTEAVALKDTINWRKPFFWLDDKPTTDFTMARPLFTPPTRPVIATEVIEEGVSDHQTDVLFEQVYVDPQELQRRIRKLLRQHGQVSLQEVTRHFPIEKGLTELLTYLNLASQDSRTVVDTEVVEEIEVRDKKYSEEPFLVDVPQHIFSR from the coding sequence GCACTACGAAGACCTGCGCTACCACCTCGACCACCATGTAGCCCTGCGATTTGTCAGGAAAGATCACGCGCCACTAATCGGCTCGTTCCTGCACCATGCGTTTAAAGCCGAGAATCACTTTAAAGTACTGGAAACCGAGCTGACGAATCGCTTGTACGATTTTCTATCAACCCTCAATGCGGGGCATGATCCGGCTTTGTATCCGTTGAGTCCTAAAGAGTACCTTAAACAGTGGACGCAGAATGGCTTTCTGAGTAGAGCCTACGAAGAAAACTGGGACGTACCTATTTACCAATTGACATCCGGCAGTGAAATGGCTCTCCGTTGGCTAGCTGATCTGGATAAAAAATCGTTCGTTGGTACCGAAAGTCGCTTGCTTCAGATCATTCGCCTGCTGGAAGAAATGGTGCAAAAAACGCAGATTGACCCGGCAGAACGAATTAAGCTACTAGAAAAACAGAAGGAAGCATTGGATCAGGAAATTGCCGAACTGTCGGTTCGCGAAGAACCGCTAGAACCGGACGAAACCCAGCTCAAAGAACGATTCTTTGAGCTAGAGCGTATGGCACGTGATCTAATGGCTGATTTTCGGGAAGTTGGCGAAAATTTTCGCTCGCTTGACCGTCGCGCCCGAGAAAAGCAACTGACCAAAACTACCACGCGTGGAAAAATGGTTGGCGAGGTGCTGGATGCCTACGATGCGCTTTGGCAATCAGATCAGGGTAAGAGCTTTGCTGCCTTTTGGGAGCTACTGATGAATACCCAGCAACAAGAAGCACTTGACGGCATGATCCGGCAGGTAAAGCAACTGCCTCAGGTAGCCTCGCTCAGCAGCAATGCCGTGATTAGTCGGCTCAAAATCAATCTCATTAACGTAGGCGATCAGGTCAATCAGTCAAATCACCAACTCGTGGCTCAACTGCGGCGATTTTTAGACGCTCAGGTGCTGCTGGAGAATCGCCGGATTGCCGAAACCATCGACACCATCCAGACCGAAGCCGTAGCCCTCAAAGATACGATCAACTGGCGGAAGCCATTTTTCTGGCTCGACGACAAGCCGACGACGGACTTTACCATGGCCCGTCCGCTGTTCACACCTCCCACCCGTCCAGTAATCGCCACCGAGGTGATCGAAGAAGGAGTATCCGATCACCAGACTGATGTACTGTTTGAGCAGGTCTACGTTGACCCACAGGAGCTGCAACGGAGAATCAGGAAGCTACTGCGGCAGCACGGTCAGGTATCGTTACAAGAGGTGACCCGCCACTTTCCGATTGAGAAGGGCTTGACCGAACTGCTGACGTACCTGAATCTTGCTTCGCAGGACAGTAGGACGGTAGTGGATACCGAGGTGGTCGAAGAAATTGAGGTGCGGGATAAAAAGTATTCTGAAGAACCATTTTTAGTAGATGTGCCGCAGCACATATTTTCGCGCTGA
- a CDS encoding DUF4194 domain-containing protein has protein sequence MTDTDLKNVPSYSKVLAHLLKAPLYAHDKDGWHQLLQHQRSIQQHFGAVALTLYVDEQEGYAFLKPLSAEEEEMWREERGEDPPRLVSQRKLSYGHTLILVLLRKRLLEHDAQGGDTRLVIPRDEIQEMMQVFLPDETNQARLTENVESGINKMIDIGILRALNNDREHVEVNRILKAKITPTELESIVESLKKYRP, from the coding sequence ATGACCGATACCGATCTGAAAAACGTCCCTAGCTATAGCAAAGTACTCGCCCACTTGCTGAAAGCACCGCTCTACGCCCATGATAAAGACGGTTGGCATCAGTTGCTACAGCACCAACGTAGTATCCAGCAGCATTTTGGAGCGGTGGCTCTTACCCTTTACGTGGATGAACAAGAGGGCTACGCCTTCTTAAAGCCACTATCGGCCGAAGAGGAAGAAATGTGGCGCGAAGAACGGGGCGAAGACCCACCTCGCTTGGTGTCTCAGCGCAAGCTCAGCTACGGACATACGCTGATTCTGGTGCTGTTGCGCAAACGGCTGCTGGAGCACGATGCTCAGGGAGGCGATACCCGCCTAGTCATTCCGCGAGACGAAATCCAGGAAATGATGCAAGTCTTTTTGCCCGACGAAACCAACCAGGCCCGACTGACGGAGAACGTGGAAAGCGGTATCAACAAGATGATTGACATTGGCATCCTACGAGCTCTTAACAATGATCGCGAACACGTGGAAGTAAATCGAATTCTGAAAGCCAAGATTACACCGACCGAACTAGAAAGTATTGTAGAAAGCCTTAAAAAATACCGCCCATGA
- a CDS encoding ATP-binding protein yields the protein MSTTETAMLDVETGREAQRDTASVGYDHGYRLDALEVYNWGTFHRKIWAIQPSSKNALLTGDIGSGKSTLVDALTTLLVPHHRIVYNAAAGAQAKERSLRSYIRGEYRSVRASTSTQAKSVALREDGKNYSVLLARFTNTGLRERVTLAQVFWIEDHKEKKFFIVSRDRLTIKDHFTGFGSDLLQLKAQLRRQEHTQVFDAFKDYSARLRQHFGMSSEKTLQLFYQTVSMKSVDNLTTFVRSHMLDQTDTREQLLELQRNFENLQQAYESVLKARQQTDLLKPVIDEGKKYERIIDKIGQLENHRDALPSFMAEQRYRLLNEALVDIQQQQEEVSQQRQEKEQRLAQLSDQKEGVTKAYYQSGGNRIEDIKGEIKQAQQEKDRRAGRWDQYHRLTDMLQYPRADTPPLFESNQQQAQQALSDVRERKQQLLRERDDKVVHRNELWKQKEEEEQELHSLQQRQSQIPRQQIDMRQHLTEALGLRTEQLPFVGELLRVRPEEAAWEGAIERVLHGFALSLLVPDELYATVSQYVNNTNLRGRLVYYRTLADTGTPSIHPVADQSMLHKIDIKPDTPFEDWLEQTLEQRFNYLCADTVDQFRSLPRAITRQGLVKHGRARHEKDDRHAIDNRRFYVLGWSNQEKIGAMQKVVNQLKQDWQLAGDELATLEAATEELDQRAEAARDLLLFAEFNDINWSEVVHRIQALQEEMRSLEHSSDQLKQLKSEMDRLAEQITMQQREKEDLLTRQGALTSRRSDCERDMHDAQQRKDLISEEEKAANFPALKKLAGTATIRLSDLENVRQRMQTTIQKKLNKQTAERDSLGKRLGRLIHQFIQQFPAESVEITPSADSLPELRTLHRRLVRDDLPQHEARFRELLRKGTINDILLFKNKLEAASEEIEEKINLINDSLREIEYDPGTYIRLVPDKELDAEIRNFQTDLKNCLKNTLGQEDYYNEQKYVQVKQLLDRFRSEESAEKRWKEKVTDVRNWYSFGASERNRETEEEVNYYSDSGGKSGGQKEKLAYTVLASALAYQYGIHDVQKSAKAFRFVVIDEAFGRGSDESTRFGLELFKKMNLQLLVVTPLQKTGIIQHYIDFVHFVSNPTKMNSEVIDLTKKEYLERKKEYDEQRFSAYMDG from the coding sequence ATGAGTACCACCGAAACCGCCATGTTGGATGTTGAAACCGGCCGTGAAGCTCAGCGGGATACCGCCTCGGTCGGGTATGACCACGGCTATCGCCTGGATGCGTTAGAAGTGTACAACTGGGGCACCTTCCACCGTAAAATATGGGCCATCCAGCCATCATCAAAAAACGCATTGCTCACTGGCGACATTGGGTCAGGAAAGAGTACCCTGGTAGATGCCCTCACTACGCTCTTGGTACCGCACCACCGTATTGTGTACAACGCGGCTGCCGGAGCCCAGGCGAAAGAACGTTCGCTCCGCTCGTATATACGAGGTGAGTACCGCAGTGTACGCGCGAGCACCAGCACCCAGGCCAAATCAGTAGCTCTGCGCGAAGACGGTAAGAACTACTCGGTACTGCTGGCTCGCTTCACCAACACCGGGCTACGCGAGCGGGTAACCCTGGCTCAGGTATTCTGGATAGAAGACCATAAAGAGAAAAAATTCTTCATCGTATCGCGTGACCGACTTACCATCAAAGACCACTTTACCGGCTTTGGGTCAGACCTGCTACAGCTCAAAGCGCAGCTACGTCGGCAGGAGCACACCCAGGTGTTCGATGCTTTTAAGGACTACAGTGCCCGCTTGCGACAGCACTTCGGCATGAGCAGTGAAAAAACGCTACAACTGTTTTACCAAACGGTCTCGATGAAGTCGGTGGATAACCTTACCACTTTTGTGCGCTCGCACATGCTGGATCAAACTGACACTCGCGAACAACTGCTCGAGCTGCAACGCAATTTCGAGAATCTCCAGCAAGCCTACGAAAGCGTGCTCAAAGCCCGCCAGCAAACCGACCTACTCAAACCAGTAATTGACGAAGGGAAAAAGTACGAGCGGATTATTGATAAAATCGGGCAACTGGAAAACCACCGCGATGCTCTGCCCAGCTTCATGGCCGAACAACGTTACCGTTTACTGAACGAAGCCCTGGTTGACATCCAGCAACAGCAGGAGGAAGTCAGTCAGCAACGGCAAGAAAAAGAGCAACGCTTGGCTCAGCTGAGCGACCAAAAGGAAGGAGTCACGAAGGCGTACTACCAGAGCGGAGGCAACCGCATCGAAGACATTAAGGGTGAAATCAAGCAGGCACAGCAAGAGAAGGATCGTCGGGCGGGTCGTTGGGATCAGTACCATCGGCTCACCGATATGCTACAGTATCCTCGCGCAGATACGCCGCCACTTTTCGAGAGCAATCAGCAGCAGGCGCAGCAAGCCCTATCAGATGTACGGGAACGGAAGCAGCAACTGCTGCGGGAGCGCGACGATAAAGTAGTGCATCGAAACGAACTGTGGAAGCAGAAAGAAGAAGAGGAGCAGGAGCTGCACTCGCTGCAACAGCGGCAGAGCCAAATTCCCCGCCAGCAAATTGATATGCGGCAACACCTCACTGAGGCCTTGGGGTTGCGTACCGAACAGCTTCCGTTCGTCGGCGAACTACTGCGGGTACGACCCGAGGAGGCCGCCTGGGAGGGAGCGATTGAACGTGTGCTACACGGCTTCGCCCTGAGCCTACTGGTGCCTGATGAACTGTACGCGACGGTGAGCCAGTACGTAAACAACACCAACTTACGGGGGCGACTGGTCTATTACCGTACGTTGGCCGATACGGGTACTCCGTCCATTCATCCGGTTGCGGATCAGTCGATGTTGCATAAAATTGATATCAAGCCGGATACACCGTTTGAAGATTGGCTGGAACAAACACTGGAGCAACGATTCAATTACCTCTGTGCCGATACGGTGGATCAATTTCGTTCGCTTCCTCGCGCCATCACGCGCCAGGGTTTGGTGAAGCACGGGCGCGCCCGACACGAAAAGGATGACCGTCATGCTATTGATAACCGCCGGTTTTACGTGCTGGGTTGGTCGAACCAAGAAAAAATTGGGGCGATGCAAAAAGTGGTCAACCAATTGAAGCAGGACTGGCAGTTGGCAGGAGATGAGCTTGCCACACTGGAAGCAGCCACGGAGGAGCTGGATCAGCGGGCGGAGGCTGCGCGCGATCTGTTGCTGTTTGCAGAGTTTAATGACATTAACTGGTCAGAGGTAGTTCACCGCATTCAGGCACTGCAAGAAGAGATGCGCTCGCTGGAACACTCTTCGGATCAGTTGAAGCAGCTCAAGTCCGAAATGGATCGGCTTGCCGAGCAGATTACGATGCAGCAGCGCGAGAAAGAAGACCTACTCACCCGGCAAGGAGCACTCACCAGCCGACGCAGCGACTGTGAGCGTGATATGCATGATGCCCAACAACGTAAAGACCTGATCAGTGAGGAAGAGAAAGCAGCCAACTTTCCGGCCCTGAAAAAGCTGGCGGGTACGGCGACCATCCGCCTGAGCGACTTGGAGAACGTGCGGCAGCGGATGCAAACCACCATTCAGAAAAAGCTAAACAAGCAGACCGCTGAGCGCGATAGTCTGGGCAAGCGGCTAGGGAGGTTGATTCATCAGTTTATTCAGCAGTTTCCGGCGGAGTCAGTAGAAATTACCCCCTCGGCGGATTCGCTGCCCGAACTCCGTACCCTGCACCGCCGCCTGGTGCGCGACGACTTGCCCCAGCACGAGGCTCGCTTCCGGGAGCTGCTCCGCAAAGGTACCATCAATGACATCCTGCTATTCAAAAACAAGTTGGAAGCAGCTAGCGAGGAAATTGAGGAAAAGATTAATTTGATTAACGACTCACTGCGGGAGATTGAGTACGATCCGGGTACCTACATTCGCCTGGTGCCTGACAAAGAGCTGGATGCCGAGATTCGTAATTTTCAAACCGATCTTAAAAACTGCCTGAAAAATACGCTGGGGCAGGAAGATTACTATAACGAACAAAAGTACGTGCAGGTGAAGCAACTACTAGACCGCTTCCGCAGTGAGGAAAGCGCCGAAAAGCGATGGAAAGAAAAGGTGACCGATGTACGCAACTGGTATTCTTTCGGAGCATCGGAGCGCAACCGCGAAACGGAGGAGGAGGTGAATTACTACAGCGACAGCGGGGGCAAGTCCGGGGGGCAGAAGGAAAAACTTGCCTACACCGTACTAGCCTCGGCCTTGGCTTACCAGTACGGCATTCACGATGTGCAGAAAAGTGCTAAAGCCTTTCGGTTTGTGGTCATTGACGAAGCCTTCGGGCGAGGTTCGGACGAGAGTACTCGGTTTGGCCTGGAATTATTCAAGAAGATGAACCTGCAACTGCTGGTGGTGACTCCGCTCCAGAAAACGGGTATTATTCAGCACTACATCGACTTCGTTCACTTCGTAAGTAACCCTACCAAGATGAACAGCGAGGTGATTGACCTGACCAAGAAAGAATACCTGGAACGGAAGAAAGAGTATGATGAACAGCGGTTTAGTGCTTACATGGATGGTTAG